ATTTCCCacaaatgctaaaaatattttctggaaaTTAATTTTAGTTGAACTAAACACAGCCTAAAtgcttagcaaaaaaaaaaacttaaaatgttGTAGTAGTAGTTAAAGTTACTCCAGACATAACTTCATCGttgccttttatatatataagatattaAATTTGGAGGAAAAATGCCAACAATatgcacaaaaaatttcaacatattatttttacctaaatatgaaatttaacaattatggtagttattaataaacatttattatgattatattataatatagaGTATTGCTAAGACCACAATCCATGCCTTAACTTTTGCCACAACTTACTCATGTGGCAAATTATGAGTGGTGGAGTTGTGGACCCATTACTTTTACTCCATTCACGACTTGCCACGTGAgcaagttgtgacaaaaattgtgatCCTAGCATTTTCctattatataaacaaataatgttagagatataaactgtgaggatacttccccaattatccggatttatccgctttggggagccagtccctcacggtttatcggctcgtccccgagtgtgggcaggattttcaccaggagcaagggctagaccttggactcgcaggcttgacaccaagtcccacatcggttagagttccctcccacatatggtttataagcttctggagcgaccatATGTGTACCACTACAACACATatggtcgctccagaagcttataaaccatatgtgggagggaactctaaccgatgtgggacttggtgtcaagcctgcgagTCCAAGGTCTAGCCCTCTGCTGAAAATCCGCTCGGGGcagccgataaaccgtgagggactggctccccaaagcggataaatccggataattggggaagtatcctcacataaactattttgcaaaaaattatgtatttattatgattgtgtttatatatGGAATTATATAGTCTCATTTAAAAGAAACATCATGTCATTTTgtacaaaaattttaatggatgtagaataaaatatgcaaattaaaaaaaattgagaaaaaattaaaatatatattgggataatgacatgtaaaattatgaaatttcaaaaacttatatGGCACAATATTATAAGATcagtgaaaattgaaaatatatactAGCCGCAGACCCACACAATTCGTGAGAATATTATATACTAGTTGCAGACACACACAATGCGTGAGAATATAAAACATTATGTAATGgagtgtaatatataaaaagtaacaattacttCAAGtattatctattaaaaaaaaatctactagtattttttatctttacaaaatatatcacttttttattattttttttgtttgattaatatatttttttaaggtgaaccatattcttctaacttctATTGTAGTGTGTTATATTTGCCCAATATACAactaaattttataagtttcaaaatttttattcaaatttctcatacCTTAAGGAATAAAgagattatcataataatcaaaactcatcgCAAAATAACAATGTTATTtgaaccaaaattaaaatgaaaccaaaggaataaaagataaactttataataatttattactcaaacAATTGGTAGGTATATTCAAATTCATGGCAATGTAGATcgtgttttgatataaaataaaattctattttttttaaactaagtATTAAcctaaaccaaaattcaaccaaagctataaaagggagagagaagactTTGTgatgggaaattaaaaaaacacaataccaaaacacatatttataaaataaaaataaaaataataaaaaaccatcAACCTTAATTAGaattataagaaagaacaaaatccattgagagagagagagagagagagagagtactcacaTTTTTTGTGTGGTAAAAATATGGATTAAATGGAAgaaatgatatcaaatttatataaaataaaatggcaaGAAGAATAATCAACGCACTTTTACCACTAAACTATACTCGCTACAATgtgattattatatataaatagatcTTTTGTCGAACAAAAAAATAGGTCAGAAGAATATAAGCTTTCTACTTATGATCGTtatgaattgaattttaatcAAATTGCCTTGGGTCGTTTACCGATGTCAGTAATTGACGATTATAAAATTCGAACAATTTTAAATTCagctaaattaaaattaaaaaaataaaaccagcCAGCCAAAAGCATTAAAGCTGCAAAGACCAATGCATCAATTGCggtatcaatttttttctcatttggaAATTTCCAATTGagaaaaaaatctatttaatataagaaagagaaaatgataaagGAAGTATAGTGGTAAAATAGAGAGTAGTGAGGAGATGAAGAGGGTAAAAAGGGAAGGGAAATGTTGTAGGAAGTATAATGGTACATgtgaactaataagaattttttttttaattttttattattatttataatagggagaagaaaagtttaaaaagagaaaataaaaggtaTAAAATAAGTGGGTGATATGACCGTTAATATGACTCATCAGAAGTGTAGTAACAATAttagggtaaactacgtatttgatCCTTAACCTTTACGCTGAATCTCAATTGGGTCATTGACCtttcaaatgtgtcaatttggtccctaacattTTTGTATTGTATCAAAATAGTCCTTATCGTTAAGTGATGGATGAAAAATACTGATGTGGCTAACAGCaaaaataagatattatttttatgagaagtgttatgttcacaacattttcacaacaaatcatagataGTTAGTTGTTATCGGTTCAAATTCGAacttaacactaaaattacttttttgccccaacaatagcaaccagtaacaacctgccacttaagattttttgtaaaaatgttgtggatatattatttctctatttttatgcCACATAGATTGCCATGTAGACTATCATATGACctatttcattttagttttaaattctattatttattttctttttagctttaaaaacttaaacaaaaatcaGACTTAaaataggaataaaaaaattcccaatttgCATCTCTAAAACAATAACCCTAAGAATTCACGAAAAAATCATCAATTCATCACCCACGTAGCACCTCACGATGGAATCATCAATCATCACCTCAAAGTCCGAATTCCTAAATCCAAAGTATGTAAACATTAACATTACACCATTACCACCAcaaccaaaatatataaaatccaaaaacacaagcaggaaaaaaaataaggatttgTCCTAgatggtcttcttcttcttcctcctccacTGCCTTCATCCCACCACACTCAATTCCACCCTTACAAACAACAATGAACAAACCCTTAACAgacaacaccaacaacaaccttctttatttttcctcttctcTCAAACAACAAACCCTAAcaaaacaccaacaacaacctTCTTACCAGTCCAAATGGCTCATCATTCTCCCCGGGCTCAATCAAGTGATTGCAACTAATGCCCAACACCCAGATCTAAAGAATTGGTGCTGACGATGAGAGAAAATCTAGAGATGGTGTGCGTGAGATTGTGCTAATGGGgaatttttgaataaattatTTCAGTTGTTAAAGTggtttcttatttttatattttttgattttgatgtatatttaagtatttaaatttaaaacatagcattatttttctttttctttttaatttctaaaaaaaaaaaaagacatggcAATAAGTTTTAAAATAGCTAACACAtcactttagtttttttttttttaatgtaaaccATATGGCAACTCATGTGACTGTCTATgtgacataaaaataatattttgtttttgtcattagttatgtcaacatttttcatttattactTAACAGTAAGAACTATTCTGACATAATACTAAAATGTTAGGAACCAAATTAACACATTTAAACTGACAGGGACCAAATTGAGATTTAGCATAAAGTTTaaggactaaatatgtagtttatcCTATAAATTATAGATAATTGTGATTAATTTGTAATTACCACCTCTTTGTTCAAAGTCATTGTACTAATCTAGTAATTTCATATCACCCTATCCTTTTAGTTCAATAGTTTATAAAtgtttaaactaaaaaaatttggaacttaaaattataaattatgctcaatttgttttgaattaaaatattttacatgtaaaatattctCAAGTGTTAGGTGTGATATGTAATATTTTTCAAgcaaaaaataccaaaattattGACTCAACCACCCGAGCCGCGGGTGACTGGATCATCGTTCTAGCTACCAAACCATAGGCACCAACTATTAGAACTACGACTCCAACCACCAGACCACCAGCACTAGCTACAGAGCGCACCTGACCAATGACCTAGCCACCAGATAGGTGAAGGAGAGTCACTATatgttttttcaaaatattttaccaCGCATTTTAATGTAAAACGagttacaactttttatatatgattttgttcGAGGGATTTTTAGATGGCAAAGATATCTTATTAAAACATAGTGTTAGAATTGCAACTCTCGCCACTAGACTGGTGGCATCGGTTGCCCAGTGCACCGAACTAGCAATCTATAGCCACTAATTCCACTCAACCTTGATAACTTTTAAGAGAAGGTAAGACAAGTTATATATTCACAGTCACAAAATACTATCTTAAGCAATAATATTATAACTACTAAATGATTGAGAGTTACATAGGGCATatgataattaatatatactcTGGTAGGCATGCCACTAAGTGGTAAGGATTGGAAGAAGGTATTCTGATTTGGCACCCAGAACAGGAGCTTTGGTATCAGGGAAGAATCTAAACCCTGACAGTGTTGTAATCTTTCCATCCCTAGTTACTAGGATGGGATAAGGGAGTAGATGTCCTTTCATGTCTGCATCAATGGTCTCCTTCATGTATATTTCCCAATTATCCTTAGCAATCTTATTCATTAGATTGACACATCTCTCACTTTCTGGATAAAGGAAGGACTCGTCCATATCTTTAAGTTGAAGGTGTTCAAACCATAATGCTGTTCGAAGTCCATAGATTTGGCCCCTTGCTGCTCCTTTAATGGCTAAATTCTTTGGTTGATATGCCCCCATAGCAATCTCAGAGTCCCTTGCCCCATCCATTGACCTTTGGTTGATGTTTGCAGATCCAATGATTATATATTCATCGTCAACTACATTAAAGAAgatcatcaaaattttttagtCAAACATGCTTTTCACCATGAGACATAGACAAAGCATTAATAACAACATTAAACTCACTTAAATCTAATTCAAAACTTACCTATCATCATCTTTGCATGAACATATATCATGAAGCGACGGGCTTGCTGAGCTCTAATATAATCAGTGTCAGGTTCTGGTTTCTCTGGAGGTACATATTCTCCCTCTTTCCTTGCCTCTCGCTTCCCGAGGCAGAAGAAATTTAGATAATCTCGGGGATTGGCCTCAAGTCCCTTTCTATCAAGGGCTTGAGCGATATCTAAGTACATCATTTCCATTGTCCTCCGCTGCCAATCTAATATTGCCTGAGCAGAAGCACTCTCTGGTATTCCTTCTGGCCACATTGGGATCACTATGTAGACAGCAAACCTCTCATTTGCTTCAATCTTACTAACAATCTTTAGTGAGAGCTCCTTTGGTATAAGATGCAAAGCACTAATGTCCTCTACCTTAATGTCTTTTGATTTCCAGCCATATGAACTTCCAATAAAATACTGATTCTCAATGTAGATGAAATTTTGTGCTCGTCTAATAGCATTAATATATGCATCCTGAATTCCTCGGTCGATGATGTTATCCTTCCCACTAACAAGGCCTAAAGCTGCTGCATCTTCAGGTTCTATGGGAAAGCCAGAAGCCGCCCCACCATCAATGGATCGGAACAACTGAACATTCCATGATTCCGGGTCATCTGATGATGTAACTGGTGATGGGTAGATTATAATCTCATCAAGCTTGGCTCTAGGAATGAGGAACTTGTCCCCAACCTGCTTAGTCCACCTTAGCTCAAAATTGTATAAGACATCCCAAGCAATCGGCCCTTCTAGTTGGCAATGAATGTCATGCCATGGTTCCCTTGGACCACCCTTCTTGATAGAAGCAGTTGCAAAGTTGGGCTGATGGAAATCATCATGGTGGATTGTGCTCAAAGTACTAAATAAGGGATGATGTAGTGTATCATATCTCCCATCACAAAGATCAATACCACCAATGAAACTCGCTATCCTTCGCTTTTGTGATCCTTCACCAGCCACTTCCTTGTCAACAACTATTGTCTTTTGATTGTGAGTAAACATGGTAGAAATCTGCGACCCCTGAATTCTGCTTCTTCCACCATCAGGATTACGCGGGCACAAAAAGCAACGCACATTTGTGCCTTGAAAATATTTCTCAGTATCTTCGTCGTGAGTTGCCATCAAACCATCCTTCCTCAGCTCCATAAGAGAAGTTCTGTCATCCCAAACAAGCAAGAGAACTGTGACACCTTCTTCAGCCTTCTTCTTAAGCAGCTTCCCTAATGTGGGGACATCTTGCTTTGGCTTAGTTGGGTCCCTTATCAAGTTTATCTCAGTATACACAGACCATCCAGCTATGTAAATTAGGTACTTTGCATTACTAATTGCGTCAAAGATGTCCTTCCAGCATCTTTGAGGCTCATAATGCGTGCCACTGGACAGGGTTATGTCAGATAAAAAATTCTCTGGAACATGGGCATCTTGGTACAGAGAAACTTTGCAACCTTTTCTTTGCTTGAAGAATGTATAAGGAACTCCCTCAAATTGTTGCGTTTTGATTCCCTGAGACCAATGCAAGTCTTGGGCAACACTCAAGAACTGCAACTTGACACGGATTTTAGAACCTATAGGATTGTGGTCTACATCCAAAATATCAATCCCTTTCTCAAACACAAACCCCCTTATGATTTCCTCAACAGGTACATAAGCTCTTCCAATTAGTTTTGCCCCAATAGGATCATCCTCTTTGACTGTGAATACAATATGTGAGATATAATGGGCACAGTATATGCGAAAGGACTCTGACCACTGGGGATTGGAGGGTTGGTTTTCGACCATTCTAGTCCGTGCAACCCTGGCCTTATCTAAATCCACTGTTGCATAGAGTTTAGATCCAAAAATCTGcttcatgtatatatatgtgtcaGAAAAAGATTTCACGAATGATGAAATTGAAGTTGATAatataccccaaaaaaaaaaaaaactagtcaaaGGAGGATGGGAATCTttaaagcaaaagaagaatAGTTTACCTCAGGTCGGCATAACACCAATTTCTTAACTTTGGCCAGAAACCTATTCCCAAACTTTTGTGCACCCAAAGTTTCCAAATTTCAAGAAAACAATGTGTAAGGTTAAAAATGAATTCAAGAAACCATACCAAAAATTGAATGATTAGCGTTGGTAGGTATATAGACTTATGGAACTTGGTAACATAAACGAATTTGAGATAGAATGAAAAAGGCTAATATAAGAAGTTTTGTTTGGATGAAATCTATTATCATGCATGGTCTGCTAAATTGCTTATCACCTTCCATCAATGGAATGAATATGACACAAGCTCGTATGTCATGGTCACCGATTAAAGATGACTTGCCAAATAATTCTGTTAGACTTAGGTAGAACAGAATTGATGAAAAACAAGAGGTGTTTCACAGCTTCCCTTTTTCCCTCTAATAGCAGTGGATAAAAAAGATAacattcttggcatgattatATTATGGCTATAAGTGTCCCCTATTCCGAAACTCCTTGTTATTAGGGTCTTATAAGCTTTATGATTCATCTGGTTGCAAGAAAAGGGGAAATAAATTCTTGGAAGTCTACAAACAATTCAGGTTTAATATGGTTAGCATTAAAGTAGACTATCCATGTGGTAAATTAATTGGTAAATTGGGTGAATGACGTAATTTAACATAGagagttttgtttttatcattATAGGTTTACATCAAGGATAGCAATAAATATATCTCTTTACATTAGTGATGAATGAGCTTAGTCTAAATCGATTCAAAGGGAAGTCCTTTGCTGTTTGGTTTTCgcatataatataattttagttgATAAAACATGAGATGAAGTTAATGTCAAAGCTATAAACGGTTTCGTTTTCAAAAGTTACTTGAGTAAGACTAAAATGAATCTCCAGTGAGTGTCATTAAGGAGGTGTTTGGCAAGTGTGTTTAAACACACAACTACACATttaaaacaacattacacatatttttacatattttttcacccacacgtatataaaaaacactcaaacTATTCTCCCAAACACTCTCTAAAGAATTGAGCAAGGTTCCAATTTGCAGATCACTCAAGTGAGTGTTGCACAAAAATCAATAGAAGTTTCTGCTTGAGGTTATTTAAGGTTTGCTTGAAGTTCAGTTGAGTGAAGTGTACGTTGAACGAGATTGTTTACTCAAACAATGTAAGACTTGTATATTTTACGAATGTAAACTGatgtttattatttaaattatttaaaattgaccaaatatgttttataatttttagaattattgGTATATTAGTTATGATCAATTGGTTAAAAAGATAACTCATAGTTCACAAACTGGTTAAATGAAGTAAATATgtaaatgtttatatatatatatatatatatatatatatatatatatatatgtacacactAGTTTCAGACCAAACAAAAGCAGTCCAAACAAGAAAGGAATAAACTAAAAGAAATGGGTTGGAGTAAAAGGTAGTAAGGTTCTTCATTCTAGTGTGAGAGACATGAGatgtgaaataaaattaataaataattcaCAAGCTATCAAATCAAACCATGGCTTATTATCTAAAGACAACAAAGGAATCcttctcagcaaaaaaaaaaaaaaaagaagaagaaggaagccTAGAAGAgtccataaaataatataactacaccataaaatatgataaaataatgtCTTACTAGCAACCAGAAGAGAGAGATgagtgaataaaataatatcttctaagTTTACATCCAAGTGAATAGTAAGTTGTAAATTAAGCAACTTACTGTAGCTGggttgtatatttttttagatatacaACCCAGATATGACATGTTTTGGAGTATAAAAGATGTAAAATAGCCACTTGGGGCATTTTACaccccaatgctaatgctctaaatGGAGAAATACATTCCTAACCAACGTAAGGAAAACACCACAAAAACTTGCAAGTTTTTGGAACGCTCATGGACACTACAATAAAGGCAACAGCAAATTCAAAGAAAGGACATATAGTTTTCAACGTCTCATAGCCATCCCAAtttcgaatatatatatatatatacatatatatatatatatatatatatatatatatatatatatatatatatagagagagagagagagagagagaggtttaaattatatttacatCTAGTGTTCACAagaattacacattttttagaCCGTAAATTTCTATTAGATCTAATAGTAATAAATCACTACTTCTCCTGCCATTAATATAGAGTCATTAATGCtagattttagattttaaagGATATCCTGGTATTAATGAttgtctgattttttttttttcatttctttcttcttgtgttcttcttcttttctctctctctctcttttttttttttcgggatAAACACAGCTGTGAACTTGGATATTTTCATCAATATCTGGGtttctacaaaataaaacaCTATCTTAGGATCAGATTTATCATTCTCTCTAAAATTAAAGGATCAGTGTATATTCTCAATTTATATTATACACAAACAACTATTACTAAAATTAAAGGATCAGAATTTACTTTTGTGCCTATTAGTGCCAAAATTAAttactaaaataaaacaaataatgcCTCTTCCAAACTCCATGATTTCATATtcctaaatataaaaattagtcATATATCAAATAACTTGATTCATTAAACAAATTCACCAACAAACTGTTATAAAAAGAGAGATTAAGAGGTGAGCATGAATTTCTGAAGAAACTTATGTAAACCCATCATGTCTTGTagaacaacacacacacacatatagaagTTAAAGATTCAACACTGATGGCTATGCCCACAAATACTAATAATGTTTCCATTTAACCAAGTACATAATCGGATAAGAAGCACAATGGGCTTATTTGGCATCCTACAAAACATAACTTGTAATAGTCAAGtggtatattataaaataataaggtCATGCTAAAGAAGGTCTGCAACTCAGAAAGTTAGGAATAGCGCTTGTGCAAGGTTAAagataaattaatatatatgagagagagagagagagagagagagagagagagagagagagagagagagaatagaaaaaaaatagtaatataatattttctacCATTAATTTGGTTAGTTAGTGTAACAAGtaataaatgtttaataatGACATAAACAgttgacattttttaatcattaaatcTAATAGAAATTTATGgtctaaaaaaatgtataactcttgtaaagttacaccaggtgtaatttgaacccatcttatacatatataaccccaaaaagagtcaagtatatattttattagaGAGTTTAATCTGTAAAActtataatatttgttttttcctAACAAACTTAACTTAAAATGAACATTTTCAGTtccctaaaacttaaaataattacTTTTAACCATCAATGTGTCTATTAAAGCAAtgataaataagttttttttttttttaatagagatgtataagtttttagtttgattACATCATCCTTTCGTTAGAAAGATTTAACAAATGTTGACAAAAGAACCAAAGCCAATCACTTTAAGTAAGctaaggactaaaagtgatcACTTTAATTTTGCTCACGATTAAAAGTAATTACTTTAAATTTTAGGGGCAAAACATTCATGGATTAAATTTTAGGAGCCAACAATACATTTTGTcctgaataattttttttcaatgaatatacaataaagaaaattttataatcctCATATTTATCTAAGTTTTGAACTAAGGAAAAACTATAAATCTAATGGGAGCAATGTTAGGGACTAGATTTCTTTCACAACTTATTAAGGAAGCAAGTTTGAATTGTGTGACACCACTTTCAAAGAAACCAAGGGGTGAAGGGAGGAGGCCTGGGTTTTCAAATTCTCCCCTCcccttatattttgttaataatttttttttaattaagtgaaAATCTTTCTTAACggtcccccccaccccccaacaCGAGCGCACgtacacacgcacacacatatatataactCATTTAAAGATTAATGTCttacttaatttcttttaatattaaaCTTTTTTGCTATATATAatctattaactttttttttttgagaatcgatataatttattaactgTAGGAGcctttaaataatatatttcaatGAATATATcagtaaatttaaaataaaaatcatatgtCCCACTCTTGTATTTCAGTTTATGTTTTACCAATTGCAATGTGTAATTATTTggaatattttttctatttcaaaCTTTAATTTGGTactttataaggaaaaaaaagtgtggTAGGCTACAATAGGTGGAACATTCAGAATGAGACATGggatttaatttataaaatttcttcttcttctttttttattgtaaaaacaaACTTCTTGTCATCTTAATTAGGTGCTAGAGATACCAATATATGCATTCTTTTCCATTTACAGAAAAGATTCTATAGTAGTTAAAAGTTTGAGATATATCTTACCTTATCatccataaataaaataaatattttatttagtattgttattattatatttcacttatattacaTTAGAGTGAACTTTAGGTGTCATACATTAAAtttcccaattaaattcaaccacataattgtattaaatttaattagttt
This genomic stretch from Castanea sativa cultivar Marrone di Chiusa Pesio chromosome 1, ASM4071231v1 harbors:
- the LOC142622023 gene encoding phospholipase D alpha 1-like, producing MLQLLHGTLMASIFEVDRIHYECSLRLRKFGNRFLAKVKKLVLCRPEIFGSKLYATVDLDKARVARTRMVENQPSNPQWSESFRIYCAHYISHIVFTVKEDDPIGAKLIGRAYVPVEEIIRGFVFEKGIDILDVDHNPIGSKIRVKLQFLSVAQDLHWSQGIKTQQFEGVPYTFFKQRKGCKVSLYQDAHVPENFLSDITLSSGTHYEPQRCWKDIFDAISNAKYLIYIAGWSVYTEINLIRDPTKPKQDVPTLGKLLKKKAEEGVTVLLLVWDDRTSLMELRKDGLMATHDEDTEKYFQGTNVRCFLCPRNPDGGRSRIQGSQISTMFTHNQKTIVVDKEVAGEGSQKRRIASFIGGIDLCDGRYDTLHHPLFSTLSTIHHDDFHQPNFATASIKKGGPREPWHDIHCQLEGPIAWDVLYNFELRWTKQVGDKFLIPRAKLDEIIIYPSPVTSSDDPESWNVQLFRSIDGGAASGFPIEPEDAAALGLVSGKDNIIDRGIQDAYINAIRRAQNFIYIENQYFIGSSYGWKSKDIKVEDISALHLIPKELSLKIVSKIEANERFAVYIVIPMWPEGIPESASAQAILDWQRRTMEMMYLDIAQALDRKGLEANPRDYLNFFCLGKREARKEGEYVPPEKPEPDTDYIRAQQARRFMIYVHAKMMIVDDEYIIIGSANINQRSMDGARDSEIAMGAYQPKNLAIKGAARGQIYGLRTALWFEHLQLKDMDESFLYPESERCVNLMNKIAKDNWEIYMKETIDADMKGHLLPYPILVTRDGKITTLSGFRFFPDTKAPVLGAKSEYLLPILTT